Proteins encoded within one genomic window of Empedobacter falsenii:
- a CDS encoding acyltransferase family protein, with protein sequence MSIERSSNNFDFLRLIFASLVIVSHSFPLTGKQEWFEVHTNGQFGLGSLSVNIFFVLSGYLIFISLKYSKTIKNYLWKRLLRLYPALIILVLVTMIILPIFYTGNNIFSEASYRSYPHRVLSLYKVQYEVNHVFETNPYPKAINGSLWSLSYEFTMYIVLMLLFPFRKNKSSFILIILGFIISYVLHIYRPEFLSKILSIIYLDSVELYRLSTYFLTGSLLSFIDLKRINSFTIRVMLFLILIASLYFNFFKFVAPFVLPVLILLIGILKTNYISSIGEKFGDISYGVYIYGFLVQQCLMSYFKLNVFELTCYSLIITFLLAYLSWHFIEKPMQKFKNLIL encoded by the coding sequence ATGAGTATTGAAAGAAGCTCTAATAACTTTGATTTTCTACGACTTATCTTTGCAAGTCTTGTAATAGTTTCACATTCATTTCCTCTAACAGGGAAACAAGAATGGTTTGAAGTGCATACAAATGGACAATTTGGATTAGGAAGCCTTTCTGTTAATATATTTTTTGTCCTAAGTGGATATTTAATTTTTATTAGTTTAAAATATAGCAAAACTATAAAAAATTATCTTTGGAAAAGATTATTAAGATTATATCCAGCATTAATTATCCTTGTATTAGTCACAATGATAATTTTACCAATATTTTATACAGGAAATAATATATTTTCCGAAGCTAGTTACAGAAGTTATCCACATAGAGTCTTATCCTTGTATAAAGTACAATATGAGGTTAATCACGTATTTGAGACTAATCCATATCCTAAAGCAATAAATGGAAGTTTATGGTCGCTTAGTTATGAGTTTACAATGTATATAGTTTTAATGCTTTTATTTCCATTTAGAAAAAATAAAAGTAGTTTTATCTTGATTATACTTGGATTTATTATTTCATATGTCTTACACATTTATCGACCTGAATTTTTGTCTAAAATTTTATCAATAATTTATCTTGATTCAGTAGAATTATATCGTTTGTCAACCTATTTTTTAACAGGTAGTTTATTAAGTTTTATTGATTTAAAGAGAATAAATTCTTTTACTATAAGAGTTATGCTGTTTTTGATTCTTATAGCATCTTTGTATTTTAATTTTTTCAAATTTGTAGCACCTTTTGTTTTACCAGTTCTTATATTACTAATTGGTATTTTAAAAACAAATTATATTAGTTCGATAGGAGAAAAATTTGGAGATATTTCATATGGTGTTTATATCTACGGTTTTTTAGTTCAGCAATGTTTAATGAGTTATTTCAAATTAAATGTATTCGAATTGACATGTTATAGTCTAATTATTACATTTTTATTAGCTTATTTATCTTGGCATTTTATAGAAAAACCAATGCAAAAATTTAAGAATCTTATATTATGA
- a CDS encoding glycosyltransferase family 2 protein: MKNELAIIIPYYKIDFFEQTLQSISKQTDKRFSLYIGNDASPNDPLPIINKYLKSNEFKYFDYKENLGGENLALQWERILENVTEEWFQILGDDDMISDNFVEEFYRNIDKIKRNKINVIKVSQVWIDESDLFLNEITSLETIIDAKKHFLIEYNHQFRSSLSEHLFHRNEFYKYGFKKFPLAWHSDNLAVYETSNFSKIYFINNALVRVRMSDVNISNRSDDLQIKLQASHLYREYILLNYLDFLPKKLILEELRKYREYIWKNKLASNISLFKSYLKIGEIRKALGSLKY, from the coding sequence ATGAAAAATGAACTTGCGATTATAATTCCTTATTATAAGATTGATTTTTTTGAACAGACTTTGCAATCAATATCTAAGCAAACTGACAAACGTTTTTCATTGTATATTGGCAATGATGCAAGTCCAAATGATCCATTGCCAATAATTAATAAATATTTAAAATCAAACGAGTTTAAATATTTCGATTACAAAGAAAACTTAGGTGGTGAAAATTTAGCTTTGCAGTGGGAACGAATTTTAGAAAATGTAACAGAAGAATGGTTTCAGATTCTAGGAGATGACGATATGATTTCTGATAATTTTGTGGAAGAGTTTTACAGGAATATTGATAAAATTAAACGAAATAAAATAAATGTTATTAAAGTTAGTCAAGTTTGGATTGATGAAAGTGATCTGTTTTTGAATGAGATAACATCTTTAGAAACCATCATTGATGCTAAAAAACATTTTTTAATAGAATACAATCATCAATTTAGATCAAGTCTATCAGAGCATTTATTTCATCGAAATGAATTTTATAAGTATGGATTCAAAAAATTTCCTTTAGCATGGCATTCCGACAATTTAGCTGTTTATGAAACAAGTAATTTTTCTAAAATATACTTTATAAACAATGCATTAGTTAGAGTTAGAATGTCTGACGTAAATATCTCAAATCGATCAGATGATTTACAAATTAAATTACAAGCAAGTCATTTATATAGGGAATACATTTTGTTAAATTATCTAGATTTTCTTCCTAAAAAATTAATATTAGAAGAACTTAGAAAATATAGAGAATACATTTGGAAAAATAAATTGGCATCTAATATATCTTTATTTAAATCG